Proteins encoded by one window of Tunturibacter psychrotolerans:
- the guaA gene encoding glutamine-hydrolyzing GMP synthase, with protein MDTSTIVILDFGSQYTQLIARRIREFNVFSVVLPCTVPIEQVKKLNPKGVILSGGPCSVYDADAPDADVGLLAMGVPVLGICYGLQFIVHHLGGKVVGAAAREYGHAEVTVVAETPLFRGLPGSLDVWMSHGDEAEELPVGFHLTAKTSNAVAGIADEERGIWAVQFHPEVAHTRQGMELLKNFCLDICGAKQDWTPEHFIQSTVERVREQVGTGHAICGLSGGVDSSVAAVLVARAIGDRLTCIFVDNGVLRKDEFQKVQTTMREQLGLNVVAVDSSQRFLEKLAGVTDPEQKRKVIGNEFIAVFDDEAKKIFEAQKDSQPSAAEEIAWLVQGTLYPDVIESSSVHGPSHTIKSHHNVGGLPANMKLKLIEPLRDLFKDEVRRIGRDLGMPDDIIERQPFPGPGLAVRILGEVTAERVAILQEADQIVVDEIKKAGLYRKVWQSFAVLLPVKSVGVMGDQRTYANTCAVRAVESEDGMTADWAPLPYEVLRTISSRIVSEVRGINRVVYDITSKPPGTIEWE; from the coding sequence GTGGATACCTCAACGATTGTCATTCTGGATTTTGGGTCGCAGTATACGCAGCTGATTGCGCGGCGTATTCGTGAGTTCAATGTTTTTTCGGTTGTGCTGCCTTGCACGGTTCCCATAGAGCAGGTGAAAAAGCTGAACCCGAAGGGTGTGATTCTTTCGGGCGGGCCGTGCTCTGTCTATGACGCCGACGCTCCGGATGCGGATGTGGGTTTGTTGGCGATGGGCGTGCCGGTGCTGGGAATCTGCTATGGGCTGCAGTTCATCGTGCACCATCTGGGTGGAAAAGTGGTGGGGGCGGCGGCGCGCGAGTACGGGCATGCAGAGGTGACGGTAGTGGCGGAGACGCCGCTGTTTCGTGGATTACCGGGATCGCTCGATGTCTGGATGTCGCATGGGGACGAGGCGGAAGAGCTGCCCGTGGGATTTCATCTAACGGCGAAGACTTCGAATGCCGTAGCGGGAATTGCGGATGAGGAGAGAGGGATCTGGGCGGTGCAGTTTCACCCTGAGGTCGCGCATACGCGGCAGGGAATGGAGCTGCTGAAGAACTTCTGTCTGGATATCTGCGGGGCGAAGCAGGATTGGACGCCGGAGCACTTTATTCAATCGACGGTGGAGCGAGTGCGCGAGCAGGTTGGGACTGGACATGCCATCTGCGGTTTAAGCGGCGGTGTGGATTCGAGCGTGGCTGCGGTGTTGGTTGCGCGGGCGATTGGAGATCGACTGACTTGCATCTTTGTGGACAACGGCGTGCTGCGGAAGGATGAGTTTCAGAAGGTCCAGACGACGATGCGGGAGCAGCTTGGGCTGAATGTAGTGGCTGTGGATTCTTCGCAGCGGTTTCTCGAGAAATTGGCTGGTGTGACTGATCCGGAGCAGAAGCGGAAGGTGATTGGGAACGAGTTTATTGCTGTGTTCGATGATGAGGCGAAGAAGATCTTCGAGGCCCAGAAAGATAGCCAGCCGAGTGCTGCCGAAGAGATTGCCTGGTTGGTGCAGGGGACGCTTTATCCGGATGTGATCGAGTCGTCGAGTGTGCATGGACCTAGCCATACGATCAAGAGCCATCACAACGTGGGCGGGCTGCCAGCGAATATGAAGCTGAAATTGATTGAGCCGTTGCGGGATCTGTTCAAAGATGAGGTGCGGCGGATTGGACGGGATCTTGGGATGCCGGACGACATTATTGAGCGGCAGCCGTTTCCCGGGCCGGGACTTGCGGTGAGGATTCTGGGTGAAGTGACGGCGGAGCGTGTTGCGATTCTGCAGGAGGCCGATCAGATCGTGGTGGATGAGATCAAGAAGGCTGGACTTTATCGGAAGGTTTGGCAGAGCTTTGCGGTGTTGCTGCCGGTGAAGAGCGTCGGGGTGATGGGCGATCAGCGGACGTATGCGAATACCTGTGCTGTGCGGGCGGTGGAGAGTGAGGATGGGATGACGGCGGATTGGGCTCCGCTGCCGTATGAGGTGCTGCGCACGATCTCGAGCAGAATTGTGAGCGAGGTGCGGGGGATCAACCGAGTGGTGTATGACATTACTTCGAAGCCGCCGGGGACCATTGAGTGGGAGTAG
- the mctP gene encoding monocarboxylate uptake permease MctP: MQLHTTALVVFCFFFLFVTLAGFWAARWRRPKTGMGSLEEWGLAGRSFGTWITWFLIGGDLYTAYTVIAVPAALYGAGAMGFFAVPYAVIAYPYMMLVLPRLWTVCHRHGYITFADFVAGRYGNRWLTIAIALTGVLALMPYIALQLVGIRVVIGAMGIHGEWPLAAAFVILAAYTYSSGLRAPAVIAIVKDVMLYVMVLVALIYIPYKLGGYAHVFETANQLLAHHTPTATIHLKEGQFLGYSTLAIGSAIALMLYPHTATAVLSAQSANVVRRNAAMLPAYSFLLGLIALLGYLALAAGVVTKDTNMAVPLLFLKMFPEWFAGFCLAAVAIGALVPAAIMSIAASNLFTRNLYGALINRKMLPEEESRMAKVVSLVVKFGALLFVLKLPAPYAIEMQLLGGIWMGQLFPSVVVGVFTRWFNPWALLIGWAAGMSSGTAMAVALGLKSSVYPLHLFGSTYPMYAAVPALLLNLAVSTVLTLLFRAMKINSGADTTDAAAYVG, from the coding sequence TTGCAACTGCATACGACGGCACTGGTAGTCTTCTGTTTTTTCTTTTTGTTCGTAACGCTCGCCGGATTCTGGGCCGCGCGATGGCGAAGACCGAAGACAGGCATGGGCTCACTCGAAGAGTGGGGCTTAGCAGGCCGCAGCTTCGGTACCTGGATCACGTGGTTTCTCATCGGCGGCGACCTCTACACCGCCTATACCGTCATCGCAGTACCCGCAGCGCTCTACGGCGCCGGTGCGATGGGTTTCTTCGCCGTGCCCTACGCGGTCATCGCGTACCCCTACATGATGCTCGTCCTGCCGCGCCTCTGGACCGTATGCCACCGCCACGGTTACATAACCTTCGCGGACTTCGTCGCCGGCCGCTACGGCAACCGCTGGCTCACCATCGCTATCGCACTCACAGGCGTGCTCGCCCTGATGCCCTACATCGCGCTCCAGCTCGTCGGCATCCGCGTCGTCATCGGAGCCATGGGCATTCACGGCGAGTGGCCTCTCGCAGCCGCGTTCGTCATCCTTGCCGCCTACACTTACTCAAGCGGCCTGCGCGCCCCGGCTGTCATCGCCATCGTCAAGGACGTAATGCTCTACGTCATGGTGCTCGTCGCACTCATCTACATCCCATATAAACTCGGCGGCTACGCGCACGTCTTCGAAACCGCCAATCAACTACTGGCCCACCACACCCCAACCGCCACGATTCATCTGAAAGAGGGACAGTTCCTCGGCTACTCCACCCTCGCCATCGGTTCTGCCATAGCGCTCATGCTCTATCCGCACACAGCAACAGCGGTTCTCAGCGCGCAGAGTGCCAACGTAGTTCGTCGCAACGCCGCCATGCTGCCTGCCTACAGCTTTCTCCTCGGACTCATCGCCCTGCTCGGCTATCTCGCACTCGCTGCAGGAGTCGTCACCAAGGACACAAACATGGCCGTCCCGCTGCTCTTCCTCAAAATGTTTCCGGAGTGGTTCGCCGGCTTCTGCCTCGCCGCAGTCGCCATCGGCGCGCTCGTACCTGCAGCCATCATGTCCATTGCCGCCTCAAACCTCTTCACCCGCAACCTTTACGGAGCGCTGATAAATCGCAAAATGCTCCCCGAAGAAGAGTCCCGCATGGCCAAGGTCGTCTCTCTCGTAGTCAAATTCGGCGCCCTACTTTTTGTCCTCAAACTCCCCGCGCCCTACGCCATCGAGATGCAACTGCTCGGAGGAATCTGGATGGGTCAACTCTTCCCCTCGGTTGTAGTTGGCGTCTTCACCCGATGGTTCAACCCGTGGGCGCTTCTGATCGGCTGGGCCGCAGGCATGTCCAGCGGCACCGCAATGGCCGTCGCGCTCGGCCTCAAAAGCTCGGTCTATCCCTTGCACCTCTTTGGAAGCACGTATCCCATGTACGCCGCCGTTCCCGCGCTGCTCTTGAATCTGGCCGTCTCCACTGTGCTGACGCTTCTATTCCGCGCAATGAAGATCAACTCCGGCGCCGACACCACCGACGCCGCAGCCTACGTAGGCTAG
- a CDS encoding enoyl-CoA hydratase/isomerase family protein encodes MNYETLLCEVKDQIARVTLNRPKVLHALNAQVFNELEAAFTALATDPVVRVILLTGSGEKAFAAGADINELAGTDPVAGEAKARRGQAVFRLIETCGKPVIACINGFALGGGCELAMACTMRLASETARLGQPEVKLGLIPGYGGTQRLPRLVGQPAALKLLLTGDMINAAEALRIGLVDEVLPADKLMERAEVLAKTIVSMAPLAVSACLEAVRDGSEISLEEAIGMEARIFGRLYATADKLEGTKAFLEKRTPVWTGR; translated from the coding sequence GTGAACTACGAAACACTGTTGTGCGAGGTAAAGGATCAGATAGCGCGGGTTACTCTGAACCGCCCCAAGGTGCTCCACGCCCTCAACGCCCAGGTCTTCAACGAACTCGAAGCGGCTTTCACCGCGCTCGCGACCGACCCAGTCGTGCGGGTCATCCTCCTCACCGGTTCCGGGGAAAAAGCTTTTGCCGCAGGGGCGGACATCAACGAACTCGCCGGCACTGACCCCGTGGCAGGCGAAGCCAAAGCCCGCCGCGGCCAGGCTGTCTTTCGCCTCATCGAGACCTGCGGAAAGCCCGTCATCGCCTGCATCAACGGCTTCGCCCTCGGCGGCGGCTGCGAACTCGCCATGGCCTGCACCATGCGCCTCGCCAGCGAAACCGCACGCCTCGGCCAGCCCGAGGTAAAGCTCGGCCTCATCCCCGGCTACGGCGGAACCCAACGCCTCCCCCGCCTCGTCGGCCAGCCAGCAGCGCTCAAACTCCTTCTCACCGGTGACATGATCAACGCCGCCGAGGCCCTGCGAATCGGCCTCGTCGACGAAGTCCTCCCCGCCGACAAGCTCATGGAACGAGCCGAAGTCTTGGCCAAAACCATCGTCAGCATGGCACCACTCGCCGTTTCTGCCTGCCTCGAAGCGGTACGCGACGGAAGCGAAATCAGCCTCGAAGAGGCCATCGGCATGGAAGCAAGGATCTTCGGCCGCCTCTACGCCACCGCCGACAAGCTGGAGGGCACCAAAGCCTTTCTGGAAAAACGCACTCCCGTTTGGACAGGACGATAA
- the ribH gene encoding 6,7-dimethyl-8-ribityllumazine synthase gives MIKGITHVSAIASGAEFDRVASLFSALGFEQGKGWQDAAGRGSAFLAPVGNLEFVTGRAPAVPTVLIEVTQLDHVRSLVEKWLLTSYRSEEIADILSAAELTHWNSRLFSVQISPELRIGFWQSENPLHDLPEALEGDLSAANMRFAVVTTRWNTVITDRLLQGSLDALHRSGAAKADIEVVRVPGAWEVPNAARTLAESKKFDAIITLGCLLRGETAHYEAIYNEVARGIGQSQQETGIPHAFGVLTCETLEQALDRAGLKAGNKGFEAASAAIEMVSIQRKLAAKNGGGKK, from the coding sequence ATGATTAAGGGAATTACGCACGTGAGCGCGATCGCCTCGGGGGCTGAGTTTGACCGTGTCGCCAGCCTGTTTTCTGCTCTTGGCTTCGAACAGGGCAAGGGCTGGCAGGATGCAGCAGGTCGCGGGAGCGCATTCCTCGCGCCAGTTGGGAACCTTGAGTTCGTCACTGGGAGGGCGCCTGCTGTACCGACGGTACTGATCGAGGTCACGCAGCTGGATCACGTTCGGTCGCTGGTGGAGAAGTGGCTGCTCACCAGCTATCGCAGCGAGGAGATCGCGGATATTCTGTCGGCTGCGGAGCTGACGCATTGGAATAGCAGGCTTTTCAGCGTGCAGATAAGTCCCGAACTGAGGATTGGATTCTGGCAGTCGGAGAATCCGCTTCATGACTTGCCAGAGGCGCTTGAGGGCGACTTGAGCGCCGCGAATATGCGCTTTGCCGTGGTGACGACGCGGTGGAATACGGTGATTACTGACCGATTGCTGCAGGGCTCGCTGGACGCGCTTCATCGCAGTGGTGCGGCCAAGGCGGACATTGAAGTTGTTCGGGTCCCGGGTGCGTGGGAGGTTCCGAATGCTGCGCGGACGCTGGCGGAGTCGAAGAAGTTCGATGCAATCATCACGCTTGGGTGCCTGCTTCGCGGCGAGACGGCGCATTACGAGGCGATCTACAACGAGGTGGCGCGAGGGATTGGCCAGTCGCAGCAGGAGACTGGGATTCCGCATGCATTCGGGGTGCTGACCTGCGAGACGCTGGAGCAGGCGTTGGATCGGGCTGGACTGAAGGCGGGGAATAAAGGGTTCGAAGCGGCGAGTGCGGCGATTGAGATGGTGTCGATTCAGCGTAAGCTCGCGGCAAAGAACGGTGGGGGGAAAAAATAA
- the nusB gene encoding transcription antitermination factor NusB has protein sequence MGTRRKSRELTMQMLFQGDLGKQRPEQVQKLFWASVEDVDAETRGFAEDLYRIATTRDEEIDNLIEAHAQNWRLERMPVVDRNLLRAAVAEMLGFPNTPAAIIINETLEIGRRFAAPESIHFLNGVLDAIARDVLKARLA, from the coding sequence ATGGGCACCCGCCGGAAGTCGCGTGAACTTACGATGCAGATGTTGTTTCAGGGGGACCTGGGCAAGCAGCGGCCTGAACAGGTACAGAAGCTTTTCTGGGCTTCGGTGGAAGATGTGGACGCCGAGACGCGGGGCTTTGCCGAAGATCTCTATCGCATCGCTACGACTCGCGATGAAGAGATCGACAACCTGATTGAGGCGCATGCACAGAACTGGCGCCTGGAGCGGATGCCGGTGGTTGACCGTAATCTGCTGCGTGCGGCGGTCGCCGAGATGCTGGGATTTCCCAATACGCCTGCTGCGATCATCATCAACGAGACGCTGGAGATTGGACGGCGGTTTGCAGCGCCTGAGTCGATTCACTTCCTCAATGGCGTTCTGGATGCGATTGCGCGGGATGTGCTGAAAGCGCGGCTAGCCTGA
- a CDS encoding YncE family protein yields MRRFLTLVFLLLFTIPFGVSISGCSKKSATVFCNGGDTGPAVGQVSNITLQPKIFGVSLNFAQIGQVSAPSAVDCKGTTVTVSSFTYATFLPNGQPDMTIADVQPTTGRLCAGTWNRNTGGGIADFTTCNPTNKTGTVYVVANGGGVSSNPLPVFIHPVVTNVTLGALSTDCVNDPATNCSPAAFDTQASTCAQTTNGNGCCAVPVPTTATAAAETGCVSQSITSQLAARVVAGNGTNISCQVGHLSYAPQTATVVTIDENGVATAQQPGSTVITANISNAGSSAGFFSTCPPTSIALTAPVGTTPSTSVTVNPNNVQPINVVAIDKNNTILTGLTLNFESTTPTTIPAASAASVTPIFPGAAAITAVCQPPTCNPSPFNQIGLFGNGKAITSNPVLVTAPGTNSTNLYIASTSSFYLVPVDFTQPQLGSPVRLPYYPNSMVISNDGSTVYMGSSFELMTFSAATNSLGAQDTTVPGSVLAISPDGTTLVITDPVRQFVYLYNASGGIQTQYGGVGTHAVFSPDSTTVYITLGDVTTQATPTTPAVVTPNNQLLVHSTFTGWYQTQTTLPNTTTPLNTTDVAIGVPSVGAFFGGSNTTARSYCPVTTTVGVPPTTSSTTTNLFYPDAGVQSPQTDRIATTNDGIHVLGATINPTPTLVDLALSHPATKYVLAGPGLPPGECPEADSSGNTIPQLFPASTVFSGPIPGITATAITGVFPTSDSKIAFVTYLGSGAVVPTYTPQPTGPGTLGSIPLSTALGTPIAPVIGVVSADNQTFFAGTSGDNAVHLITKQTDGTYKDTTTPIAPKLPDVNGNIVTPNLLVQKPRKATS; encoded by the coding sequence ATGCGTCGGTTTCTCACGTTAGTTTTTCTTCTGCTTTTCACGATTCCTTTTGGCGTCTCAATCTCAGGCTGTTCCAAAAAATCCGCCACCGTCTTCTGCAACGGCGGGGACACCGGCCCGGCCGTAGGTCAGGTATCGAACATCACGCTTCAACCAAAGATTTTCGGCGTCTCGCTGAACTTCGCACAGATCGGACAGGTCAGCGCACCGTCCGCAGTCGACTGCAAAGGTACAACCGTGACGGTGTCGAGCTTCACTTACGCCACCTTCCTTCCGAACGGCCAGCCTGACATGACCATCGCCGATGTGCAGCCCACCACCGGCCGTCTCTGCGCAGGAACCTGGAACAGGAACACCGGCGGCGGCATCGCCGACTTCACCACCTGCAACCCCACCAACAAAACCGGCACGGTCTACGTCGTCGCCAACGGAGGAGGAGTCAGCAGCAACCCACTCCCGGTCTTTATCCATCCCGTCGTCACCAACGTCACACTCGGGGCACTCTCAACAGACTGCGTCAACGATCCGGCTACCAACTGCAGCCCCGCCGCGTTTGACACGCAAGCCTCCACCTGCGCGCAAACCACCAACGGAAACGGCTGCTGCGCCGTACCGGTCCCGACAACCGCCACTGCAGCCGCTGAAACCGGTTGCGTCTCCCAATCCATCACCAGCCAGCTCGCGGCCAGGGTGGTCGCCGGAAACGGTACGAATATCAGTTGCCAAGTCGGCCATCTCTCCTACGCCCCGCAGACCGCTACTGTTGTCACCATCGACGAGAACGGCGTCGCGACCGCGCAGCAACCAGGTTCGACCGTCATCACAGCAAATATCTCGAACGCAGGAAGCTCCGCAGGATTCTTCTCCACCTGCCCTCCCACCTCGATCGCACTCACCGCCCCGGTTGGGACCACCCCTTCCACTAGCGTCACCGTCAACCCCAACAACGTTCAGCCGATCAACGTAGTAGCGATAGACAAAAATAATACGATCCTCACCGGCCTCACCCTCAACTTCGAATCGACGACTCCCACTACGATTCCCGCTGCTTCAGCCGCCTCGGTGACCCCCATCTTCCCCGGCGCAGCTGCCATCACTGCCGTCTGCCAGCCTCCCACCTGCAATCCTTCCCCGTTCAACCAGATTGGTCTCTTCGGCAACGGAAAAGCGATCACCTCGAATCCTGTTCTCGTCACAGCGCCAGGCACCAACAGCACTAATCTCTACATTGCAAGCACCAGCTCGTTCTATCTGGTGCCAGTAGATTTCACGCAGCCTCAGCTCGGCAGCCCGGTTCGCCTGCCCTATTACCCCAACTCGATGGTCATCAGTAACGACGGCAGCACCGTCTACATGGGAAGCTCCTTCGAGTTGATGACCTTCTCTGCCGCGACAAACAGCTTAGGCGCTCAGGACACGACCGTACCCGGCTCTGTACTCGCCATCTCCCCCGACGGTACGACCCTCGTCATCACCGACCCGGTTCGCCAGTTCGTCTACCTCTACAACGCGAGCGGCGGCATCCAGACCCAATACGGCGGCGTTGGCACCCACGCCGTCTTCTCGCCCGACAGCACCACCGTCTATATCACCCTCGGCGATGTAACGACGCAGGCAACACCTACGACACCAGCCGTAGTCACCCCAAACAACCAGCTCCTCGTTCACTCCACCTTCACCGGCTGGTACCAGACGCAAACAACGCTACCCAATACGACAACCCCATTGAATACGACGGACGTCGCAATCGGGGTTCCAAGCGTGGGAGCCTTCTTCGGCGGTAGCAACACGACGGCACGCTCCTACTGCCCGGTGACAACCACCGTAGGTGTACCTCCGACCACATCATCGACCACCACGAACCTCTTCTACCCGGATGCCGGTGTACAGAGCCCACAAACAGACCGGATCGCCACAACAAACGACGGCATCCACGTTCTGGGCGCGACCATCAATCCGACGCCAACCCTGGTCGACTTGGCTCTTAGTCACCCCGCCACCAAGTATGTTTTAGCCGGACCGGGACTACCACCTGGAGAATGCCCTGAAGCCGATTCATCCGGCAACACAATACCGCAGCTCTTTCCCGCCAGCACCGTCTTCTCCGGCCCAATCCCCGGCATAACCGCCACCGCGATCACCGGTGTCTTCCCCACCTCGGACTCGAAGATCGCCTTCGTCACCTATCTAGGAAGCGGAGCGGTTGTACCGACCTACACTCCTCAGCCCACAGGCCCCGGAACCCTTGGCAGCATCCCACTATCGACGGCACTCGGTACTCCGATCGCACCAGTCATTGGCGTCGTAAGCGCTGACAACCAGACCTTCTTCGCTGGCACTTCCGGAGACAACGCCGTCCATCTCATCACCAAACAGACCGACGGCACCTACAAGGACACCACCACCCCGATCGCGCCGAAGCTACCCGACGTGAACGGAAACATCGTCACGCCGAACCTGCTCGTGCAGAAGCCGCGCAAAGCAACTTCCTAA
- a CDS encoding alpha/beta hydrolase family protein gives MALVELRKHSLSFGFIAFTALSTFGLASAARAESDASATTPSDPRIGPLIETLGQTKTPTAVAISPDGASVAWSVRSHGSTQIHLSDALNPDPAKEKIISTGSGATDCSSADPKWSPDGESLAFVSDCTAKADQSGQDEIFLWSKSTGESKQLTHLVGNIDSLAWSPDGKSVGFLFVENATRSAGALAAMKPWSGVIGEDGVEIQRVGVVQVATGTFSQATPASLHVYEFSWSPDSKNLAFVAANPPGENNWWVAQLYTGDLATGEPKSILDTTKISGPLHGLQIAVPRWSPNGKQIAFIGGIMSDQGSTGGDLYLIPSTGGEPKDVTPGRAASVAFIGWVGPEIMAIAEQVGGSSHLTAIDLATGKDIPQASVTFPETIGAGDFEMSVSLSHEHTIAIVRSSYERAPEVWAGPIHDLKQITHLNDGLKPTWGKAENIEWTNDGFKVQGWLLYPANYDPAKKYPLLVGVHGGPSAAVTPRWPGVGYGSVPFSALGYFVFMPNPRGSYGQGEKFTQANIKDFGYGDLRDILAGMDVLEKRFPIDKNREGLTGWSYGGFMTMFGVTQTNRFRAAVAGAGISDWKSYYGENSIDQWMVPFFGKTVYDDADVYAKSSAIEYIKKVKTPTLVVVGDRDGECPAPQSFEFWHALRAEGVKTQLVIYPNEGHSFHDPGHRRDVLERALNWFETEMPAN, from the coding sequence ATGGCTTTGGTAGAACTTCGTAAGCATTCGCTCTCCTTTGGGTTCATCGCCTTCACTGCTTTATCGACGTTTGGACTCGCCTCCGCAGCGAGAGCCGAATCCGACGCGTCCGCAACCACCCCCAGTGACCCGCGAATCGGCCCGCTGATCGAAACACTTGGCCAGACCAAAACTCCCACTGCAGTAGCAATCTCACCAGATGGCGCCAGCGTAGCCTGGTCGGTCCGAAGTCACGGAAGCACCCAGATTCATCTGTCCGACGCTTTGAATCCGGATCCCGCCAAAGAGAAGATCATCAGCACAGGATCAGGAGCAACCGACTGCAGTAGCGCGGATCCAAAGTGGTCGCCCGATGGAGAATCCCTCGCGTTCGTCTCCGACTGCACAGCAAAAGCCGATCAGTCAGGACAGGACGAGATCTTCCTCTGGTCAAAGAGCACAGGCGAATCAAAGCAACTGACCCATCTCGTAGGCAACATCGACTCTCTCGCCTGGTCCCCCGATGGAAAATCCGTTGGCTTCCTCTTTGTTGAGAATGCTACGCGCAGTGCCGGAGCCCTCGCAGCTATGAAGCCATGGTCAGGCGTCATCGGCGAAGACGGCGTCGAAATTCAGCGGGTCGGAGTCGTACAGGTCGCAACCGGCACCTTCTCGCAGGCAACGCCCGCATCGCTGCACGTCTATGAATTCAGCTGGTCGCCTGACTCGAAAAATCTAGCCTTTGTAGCCGCAAACCCACCGGGCGAGAACAACTGGTGGGTCGCTCAGCTCTACACCGGAGATCTTGCCACCGGTGAGCCCAAATCCATCCTCGATACCACCAAGATCTCCGGCCCCCTCCACGGTCTCCAGATCGCCGTCCCCCGTTGGTCGCCGAACGGCAAGCAAATCGCCTTTATCGGCGGCATCATGAGCGACCAGGGATCCACCGGCGGTGACCTCTATCTCATCCCATCCACCGGCGGCGAACCCAAAGACGTAACTCCAGGTCGCGCCGCTTCGGTCGCCTTCATCGGCTGGGTCGGACCCGAAATCATGGCCATCGCGGAACAGGTCGGCGGCAGCAGTCACCTCACGGCCATCGATCTGGCAACCGGCAAAGATATCCCCCAGGCCAGCGTGACCTTCCCGGAGACCATCGGCGCAGGCGACTTTGAGATGAGCGTCTCGCTGTCTCACGAACACACCATTGCGATCGTCCGCAGCTCGTACGAGCGAGCCCCCGAAGTATGGGCAGGTCCAATCCACGACCTGAAACAGATCACACATCTCAATGACGGCCTCAAACCCACCTGGGGAAAGGCCGAGAACATCGAGTGGACCAACGACGGATTCAAAGTCCAGGGATGGCTTCTCTACCCTGCTAACTATGATCCCGCGAAAAAGTATCCTCTCCTCGTCGGTGTTCACGGCGGCCCCTCAGCTGCCGTCACGCCGCGTTGGCCTGGTGTCGGCTACGGAAGCGTGCCGTTTTCCGCCCTCGGATACTTTGTCTTCATGCCGAACCCACGCGGCAGCTATGGCCAGGGAGAGAAATTCACGCAAGCCAACATCAAGGACTTCGGCTATGGCGATCTCCGCGACATCCTCGCCGGCATGGACGTCCTCGAAAAGCGCTTCCCCATCGACAAAAATCGTGAAGGCCTCACCGGCTGGAGCTACGGCGGCTTCATGACGATGTTCGGCGTCACGCAAACCAATCGCTTCCGCGCCGCAGTCGCCGGAGCAGGCATCAGCGACTGGAAGAGCTACTACGGCGAAAACTCGATCGACCAGTGGATGGTGCCGTTCTTCGGCAAAACCGTCTATGACGACGCGGACGTCTACGCCAAAAGCTCGGCAATCGAGTACATCAAGAAAGTAAAGACCCCAACCCTGGTCGTCGTAGGGGATCGCGACGGCGAATGCCCCGCTCCTCAGAGCTTCGAGTTCTGGCATGCCCTCCGTGCCGAAGGCGTAAAGACACAGTTGGTGATATACCCGAACGAGGGACACTCGTTCCACGACCCCGGCCACCGGAGAGACGTTCTCGAGCGCGCTCTGAACTGGTTCGAAACAGAGATGCCCGCAAACTAG
- the rpsL gene encoding 30S ribosomal protein S12 — translation MPTFHQLVKQGRTPTRYKTASPALQGSPQRRGVCTRVYTQTPKKPNSALRKVARVRLTNGIEVTTYIPGIGHNLQEHSIVLIRGGRVKDLPGVRYHVVRGTLDSVGVANRKQSRSKYGAKRPKAAAK, via the coding sequence GTGCCTACGTTCCATCAGCTCGTCAAGCAGGGCCGCACGCCCACTCGTTATAAGACCGCCAGTCCCGCGCTTCAGGGTTCGCCCCAGCGCCGTGGCGTCTGCACCCGCGTTTACACTCAGACCCCCAAGAAGCCGAACTCGGCTCTCCGGAAGGTTGCGCGTGTTCGCCTCACCAACGGGATCGAAGTTACGACCTATATCCCGGGCATCGGCCACAACCTGCAGGAGCACTCGATTGTGCTGATCCGCGGCGGCCGTGTGAAGGATCTGCCGGGCGTTCGGTATCACGTGGTTCGCGGCACGCTCGACTCGGTCGGCGTGGCCAACCGCAAGCAGAGCCGCTCGAAGTACGGCGCGAAGCGTCCGAAGGCTGCTGCTAAGTAA
- the rpsG gene encoding 30S ribosomal protein S7, which translates to MPRKGYIAKREVAADPVYNSTLVTKFVNSMMWGGKKSTAQGIFYTAMTNLEQKGGDEALKLFKKAIENCKPLLEVKSRRVGGANYQVPIEVLPERRTSLAIRWLVTYGRARGEKGMVEKLTAELLDAANGRGAAMKKKEDVHRMAEANKAFAHYRW; encoded by the coding sequence ATGCCGAGAAAAGGTTACATCGCAAAGCGTGAAGTTGCTGCAGACCCGGTCTATAACTCGACCCTGGTCACGAAGTTTGTTAACTCGATGATGTGGGGCGGCAAGAAGTCGACCGCGCAGGGCATCTTCTACACCGCCATGACCAACCTTGAGCAGAAGGGCGGCGACGAAGCCCTCAAGCTGTTCAAGAAGGCGATCGAGAACTGCAAGCCGCTTCTCGAGGTCAAGAGCCGCCGTGTTGGTGGTGCGAACTACCAGGTGCCGATCGAAGTTCTGCCGGAGCGCCGCACCTCGCTTGCTATTCGCTGGCTTGTGACTTATGGCCGCGCGCGTGGCGAGAAGGGCATGGTTGAGAAGCTCACTGCTGAGTTGCTCGATGCCGCGAACGGCCGTGGCGCCGCGATGAAGAAGAAGGAAGACGTTCACCGTATGGCCGAAGCCAATAAGGCTTTCGCGCACTACCGCTGGTAG